A section of the Humulus lupulus chromosome 2, drHumLupu1.1, whole genome shotgun sequence genome encodes:
- the LOC133814202 gene encoding secreted RxLR effector protein 161-like has product MLGRYLSNPGMDHWIAAKRVMRYLQRTKGYMLTYKKSGRLEVVRYSNSDFAGCQDSRKSTSGYIYLLAGGAISWKSIKQTLVASSTMATEFVACYEASNHGIWLRNFVTGLRILENVERPLKLYCDNNSAVLYSNNKSSSKS; this is encoded by the coding sequence ATGTTAGGCAGATATTTAAGCAACCCTGGTATGGACCATTGGATAGCAGCCAAGAGGGTTATGAGATATCTTCAGAGAACAAAAGGTTACATGCTAACATATAAGAAATCAGGTCGTTTGGAGGTCGTAAGGTATTCTAATTCTGATTTCGCTGGGTGCCAAGATAGCAGAAAGTCTACATCTGGCTATATTTACCTGTTAGCTGGAGGAGCTATATCTTGGAAAAGTATCAAACAGACACTTGTAGCTTCTTCCACTATGGCAACAGAATTTGTAGCATGCTATGAGGCATCAAATCATGGAATATGGTTGCGAAACTTTGTCACTGGGTTGCGCATTTTGGAGAATGTAGAAAGGCCACTCAAGTTATATTGTGATAATAATTCAGCAGTGTTGTATTCCAACAACAAGAGCTCATCAAAGTCATAG